In Paludibaculum fermentans, the genomic stretch GCAGGTTGTAGTGCGAGGGCGAGGTCCACGAGGCATACGACCATCGCTTCTCCACCTTGCCCAGACTGCGCATCACTTTCGGACGCGCTCTCACGAACGAGTCATACCGGCAGCTGTCCAGGATGATCAGCAGGTAGTTGTTCTGGGCTTTCCGGGCCGTGGGGGACTGCGCCATCTCAGGCAATCATAGCATCCGCACCCTTTGGCCCCGCCTCGCCGCCGCCCCCTCAAAACCAACCACACAGCCGCGAATCGGACTTCCCTGTCTGATTGTGATATACCCAATCCAGTTCAGTTTTGTGTCTCATGTCGTCCGGAGGTACTCCGACATGTCAGGAACGATCAAAGCGCTCGCCCCCCTCCTCCTCTGCCTCGTCGCCGGAAGTTCAGCACAGGGTCCCGCAACCAACACCGCCGATCCGCTTGAACGCGGCTTCCAAACCCCGCCCGATTCGGCCAAACCGCGCGTCTGGTGGCATTGGATGAACGGAAACATCACCAAGCCCGGCATTCAGGCCGACCTGGAATGGATGAAGCGCATCGGCATCGGGGGCTTCCAGAACTTCGATGCCGCCCTGGCCACGCCCCAAATCGTGGACAAGCGACTGGTCTATATGACCCCGGAATGGAAGGATGCCTTTCGCTTCACCGTCACCCAGGCTGACCGGCTGGGCCTCGAAATGGCCATCGCCGGCTCGCCCGGATGGAGCGAAAGCGGAGGCCCCTGGGTTCCACCGGCCCAGGCCATGAAGAAGTTCGTCTGGAGCGAGACGATCCTCGAAGGCGGCCGGCCCTTCGTCGGCAAACTGCCCGCACCCCCCTCCGTCTCCGGACCCTACCAGAACATTCCGCGCGCGACGGGTGGCGGCATGATGGGCTCCGCCGCGCCCCAGCGCCCGCCCGACTTCTATGCCGACAGCAGCGTCGTCGCCTACCGCCTGGCCACCTCGGACGTCTCGCTCGCCGAACTCCAGCCTGCCGTGACGTCCAGCGGCGGCGACTTCACCCTGCTCGGCCTCACCGACGGGGATCTCGCCAAGGGAACCGAACTCCCCATGGCCCCGGTAGGGGAACAGGCGTGGATCCAGTTCGAATTCGCCCAGCCGCAAACCGTTCGCGCTCTCACCCTGGTCCTGCTCTCCGCCGCCCGCAACCCCTTCGGCGAGATGGCTTCGGATACGGGCCTCAACCTGGAATCCAGCAACGACGGCAAACAGTTCACCCGCGCCGCGTCCATTCCCGTCAGCCGTTCTGTCGCCAACACCATCTCGTTCGCGCCCGTGACCGCTAAGTACTTCCGCGTCACCTTCCGCACCCCGCAGCCGTCGTCGCGCGGCAGCGCCAGCATGAACTTCGGTGGTGGACGGCCCCCGGCCGCGCCCACCGCCCATCGCATCGCGGAACTGGTCCTCCACCCGGGAGCGCGCGTAAACCGTTTCCAGGAAAAGGCCGCCTTCTCCACCGTACCCACGCTCTACCAGTTCGCCACTCCAGCTGTCGCCCCGGCAGACGCTGTCGCCAAGGCCAACGTCGTCGACCTCACCTCCAAGATGCGTCCCGACGGCACACTCGAGTGGACCCCGCCCGCCGGTCGCTGGACGATCCTCCGCATCGGTTACTCCCTGTTGGGCATTACCAACCACCCCGCCTCGCCGGAAGCCACCGGGCTCGAAGTCGACAAACTCAATCGCAGCTTCGTCAAAGCTTACGCCGACAACTACCTCGATCAGTACAAGGACGCCGCCGGCGGGCTCATGGGCAAGCGGGGCCTGCAGTATGTCGTCATCGACAGCTACGAAGCAGGCGCCCAGAACTGGACCGGCGAGATCCTGTCCGAATTCGCGAAACGGCGCGGCTATGATCCGCATCCCTGGCTGCCTGTCCTCACCGGGCGAGTCGTAGAGAGCGCCGAGGCTTCCGACAGCTTCCTCTGGGACTTCCGCAAAACCATCGGCGACCTCATGGCCGAATACCACTACGACCAGTTCGGCGCCTCGCTCAAGGCCCGCGGCATGGGCCGCTACACCGAGGCCCATGAGTCCGGCCGCGCTTTCATCGGCGACGGCATGGACATGAAACGCCACGCCGACGTGCCCATGAGCGCCATGTGGACCCCGCGGCCCGGCCAGACCGGCGAATCGTTCGGCTACAACGCCGACATCCGCGAGTCCGCCTCAGTCGCCCACATCTATGGCCAGAACATCGCAGCCGCCGAGTCCCTTACCGCCATCGGCTCCGCCTGGGCCTGGTCGCCCGAAAAGCTCAAGCCCACCGCCGATAAGGAACTCGCCAACGGCCTCAACCGTTTCGTCATCCATACGTCGGTTCACCAGCCGGTCGACGACAAAATCCCCGGTCTCGGCCTCGGGCCTTTCGGCCAGTGGTTCACCCGCCACGAAACCTGGGCGGAGATGGCCAAACCCTGGACCACCTACCTCGCCCGCAGCTCCTACATGCTGCAGCAAGGCAAGTTCGCCGCCGACGTGGCCTATTTTTACGGAGAGGACTCCAACATCACCGCCCTCTTCAGCAACAAGGCCCCCGACATCCCCGCGGGCTACAACTTCGACTACTTCAGCGTCGATGCGCTACTCACCCAGCTTCACTGCACGGCCGGCCACCTCACCACGCCCAGCGGCATGAACTACCGCGTCCTCGCGCTCGACCCCAACAGCACGCACATGTCGCTGCCGGTCCTGCGCAAGATTCGCGACCTTGTCCACGCCGGCGCCAGCGTCGTGGGCCCCAAGCCCGTCTCCACCCCCAGCCTCAGCGGCAACGCCGCCGAGTTCCAGAACATCGTCGACCAACTCTGGGGCTCCGGCACGGGCGAACGCGCGGCAGGCAAAGGCAAAGTGTACGCAGGCCAATCCGTCGCCGCCGCGCTCGAAGCCCTGAAAGTCACGCCTGACTTCGAATCCGCCAAGCCCCAGTCAGATACCAACCTGCTTTTCGTCCACCGCAAACTGGCCGACGGCGAAGTCTACTGGGTGAACAACCGCAACAACCGCGTCGAAACCCTGGACGCCACTTTCCGTGTGGAAGGCAAGGCCGCCGAAATCTGGCACCCGGTCACCGGAGCAATCACTCCGGCTTCGTACAGCATCGCCGCCGGACACACCACCGTTCCGCTCCGCCTCGAACCCAACGACGCCGTCTTCGTTGTCTTCCGCAAAGCCGCCTCCACGCCCGCCCGCACCATCCCCAAACTGGTGGAGACCAACCTGACCGCCATCGACGGCCCCTGGTCCATCGCCTTCCAGCCCGGCCGCGGCGCGCCGGAGAAGGCCACCCTCGACCGTCTGGCCTCCTGGACCGAGAACTCCGATCCCGGAGTGAAGTACTTCTCAGGAACCGGAACATATACCCAGTCCATCCAGGCCCAAGCCGCCTGGTTCCAGAAGGGCGCGAGGCTCTGGCTCGACCTCGGCAACGTGCAGAACCTGGCCGAGGTTCTCGTCAACGGCAAATCACTGGGCATCGTGTGGAAGACCCCGTTCCGGGTCGATGTCACCACCGCCCTCAAGCCCGGCGCCAACACCCTCGAAGTGAGGGTCGCCAACCTGTGGGTCAACCGCCTGATCGGCGACCAGCAGGCCGGCGCGAAGAAGATCACTTATACGACACAGGTCTTCTATCCAGCCGACTCGCCCTTGTTGCCGTCCGGCCTGCTCGGCCCCGTCACCATCGTGCGGCAGTCGCCGGAATAGCCGGCCCCGGGCCGGCGACTGTGACACAGCCCGCCCCTCATGCCCGATAATACGTAGAATGGAGTACCGCACAGACCGGCGTCTTACACCCGACGAGTACATCGAACTGCTCAACGCCTCTACTCTTGGGGAACGGCGGCCCGTCGCCCATCGAGAGACAATCCAGCAGATGTTGGACCACGCCAACCTCCTCGTCACCGCGTGGGAAGGCGACACCCTCGCCGGCGCCGCCCGCTGCTTCACTGACTTCGCCTACGTCACCTACTGCAGCGACCTTTGCGTCCGCGAGTCCATCCAGCGCCAGGGCATCGGCAAGGAACTCCTTCTCAAGGTCCACGAAGCGGCCCCCTGCCGCATCGTCCTCCTCGCCGCTCCCAAGGCGGTCGACTACTACCCCCACATCGGCTTCACGCAGCACAATTCCGCCTGGCTGCTCGATCCCGGAGGCCTCCGCTAACATGGGTTTCGCGCTCTGGATTGAGGAAAATCAGGCCGTTGCCCAGGGCACACACGAGTACCGGCCGATGGGTGCCGCGGTCATTGCGGCAGGCTGTGTCTTCACTGCCCGCGATTTCAACCGCCGCCGCCGTGCCCCCAATCGCTACGACCCGCGCTTTGCCGGCCTCTTCGCATCTCTTGGCGAAATGAACGACTGGATGAAGAAACGGGCCCGCCGCCAGGGCCGGTCCCAACACTTCAAAGTCAACGTAAAGCCGTCCGCCGCCCTTTCGATCCCGCCGTTCTAGCGAACCCCGGCGCGACGGCCCGGCGCTGGTCACTCCAGCTCAAAATCGATGGCCTGCGAGACGACGCTCCGGTCTCCCTTCGCCAGCTTGTCCCACACCACCAACTGCAGGGCGTAGTCTCCAGACTGGAACTGCGGGCCCAACTGCAGCACCCCGCCCACCATTAATCTCGACTTGTCCTTCGCACCGGCCACCCCTAGTGGACGCGGATCGCTGTGAAATACCTCCTGGCCGTCCCGGTAGAGGCGGACCGACGTTACCAATTGGGGCTCGCCCGTCTTCGAATCCAGCGCTGCATTCAGCACCTTGTAGCCATACGTGACCTTTTGGCCCCTGCGAAAATGCCGGATGGCCGCTGTTCCCTGCGAAGACTGGGCTGGATCCTCGTCGCCGCTTTCCTTCCCCGTCAGCTTCTGCACCGCTTCGCTGGAGGCAGCCATCAGCATGATGCCGGAGAGCGCCAGGTGGCCGTCCTTCAAGTTCGGAATCTCAATAAACTGCGTGGCCGACCCCAGTTTCTCTCCGGCAGGGTCGCTCACCACCGCCCGCAACTGGAAAGGTCCTGTCTCCTTCAAAGGCTGCATGATGGTGAAGATGACGCCATTCTCCATCAGCCGCTGATACCGCGCCTCATTCGCCCTCAGCGTGAACGAGCCCGTCCGGCTCTCGGCCAACTTTCCATCCTCGCCAAAGGTCGCAGTCACCACGTCGATCGCCGCCTTGTGCCGGCCATCCGGTTCGACCTCAAAGCGCAGGTTCCGCGCGTCAATGTGCAGCATGGAAAAGACCGACGGTCCGTTCGCCGGATCCATATCGAAAAGGGAAGTTAACCGGACACCGATCTCGTTCGAGGCAAATGGCGAGACCAGGGCGTTCACCACCCGTTCGCCATGTGTCTTCGGACCAGCCGCCGCTGCGCTCTCCGGCATACTGTAGAAACCGTTTCTCGACCGCGCCTGCAGCCCGGGCCGCTTTACCCGTACTTTGATGTCGTGATACTTGACCTTCTCGTTGCCAGTGCGAAAGGTACCTGCCTCGGGGTGGTAGCCAATCAGATAATAGCCGGCCTGGTCATCGGTGGCCCGCCGCAGAAGCCCCGGAAGGTCATTCGATCCATCAAGATACAATCCGCCCGTTTCCACCGCCAGGAAACTCAAACCAACTCGCGAATCCTGGTAGGCCTGCTGCCTTGCCTCAAGTGGAGATTGCCGTCCGCGCGGGTTCGGAACGTCAAAAGCCGCCCCTGTTTGATCTTCTGCGCGGAGTCCCAAGGGCATTTGTCCGCGTGGATCCAGGGAATAAAACACCACACCAGCCCGGTTCGCCAAATCGGTTAGGGATCGAATCCGATCTTGGACGCCGCTGTTGTTGAGGTCATTCTGCCGCAACGCAAGATTCTCGGAAAAAATGAGCACGGATTTCCGCCCCGGCATCTGCCGCATCCCCTGCACCAGATAACGCAACACCCCGAGCGTCCCTGAGGCGATGTGGTCGCGCTCGCGGTTGTCGGCCTGCTCCTGCATATCCTTGGTGTGATCATCGTTCCTTCCAGGCGGAGGTTGCCTGGTTGCGGCCGCGCCGCGGCCGCCGCTGCCGCCGCCCAACTCTCGGCCCGACCTCTCGTCGTAAATGCGAGCCAAGGAATCCATGCCCACCCGAGTCTGGAAGTTGAATTTGATCTGCTGGATCGCTGCCTTCAGCACTCGCTTATCGGTCGTAAACCGCTGCAGTGTGCCCGCACTCTGGCCGGTTCGTAGCACCGCCACCAGGTCGCCGGGCTGCATCTGCTCGTCCACGAACTTGAGCATTGCCTCCTTCGCCCGCAGTACGCTCTCGAAGGCCAGCCCAAGATCGTCGACGACCAGCGCCATCGTCCGATGTACCTCACCGGCACTGAGTTCCTTCGATTTCACGGAAGGCGGCGCCACAGTCCCCTTCTCCCGCTTCACCGTGGGCGCCGGTAGCACCTGGCCCGGTTCCGCCACGTAGGAGAAGTTCGTAATCTTCTGGACCTTCCCGTCCTGCTTTACCTCGAAATCTTCCGCCGTCAGATTGGTCACAGGCTGTCCCTTGCCATCGTGGACGACTGCGTCCACTTGAACCAATTCGACGTTCATCCGGATGATCGGCGTATCCGGGGCCTGCTGCGGAACAGCCAGGGTCACCGCCAGCGCGGCGGTCAATCCCAATTTTGAGAAAACCAAAGCGTGAACCCTCCCAATGATCCTAATAGTAAATGGTTCTTATCGCAGTCTGGTTACAAAAATCAATCTGCCTTTATCCGGCGGCATTGCCGGGGCATTCGCGCCTATGCCCCGATTTGAACGTTCGAACCCAATTCCCGAGGAACCAGTTTCCTGCCGCTGAGCAGGCCGGCCCTCGACCTCTGAATCTGCGTGCTCGCCGGCCGAACGCACACGCATTCTGAACGTTCGAACCCAATTTGTGCCGGCGGCGCTATCCTGAACTCATGGGGCAAAGCGCCGCGGCGCCTGGGATCCAGCCGGATCAGCCCACCGGCAGCCAACTGGGCAGTGCGAGCGGAGTCTGGAGCAATGCCGCTCACAACTCCCTGTTCGTCGCACTACTGCTGGCGGCATCGGGCGGATTCCTCGACGCATTCACCTATTTTGGTCATGGCCATGTTTTTGCGAATGCCATGACCGGGAACGTCGTCCTTCTCGGCATCAATGCCGCGGCGGGCGAAACCCGGCAAGCGCTCAGCCACCTGTGGCCGATTCTGGCATTTTTGCTCGGGGTGGCTGTTGCCAAGGCGTTGCGGGTCCCACGCGTCAGCCGCTTCGTGCAGGATCCTTCCCTGCCCGCCCTCAGCCTGGAAATTCTGTTTCTCTGCGCAGCCGGGTGGCTTCCGGGCAGTTTCCCCAGCCAACCGCTGGTGCTGGCCATCTCTTTCCTGGCCGCGCTGCAAAGCTCGACGTTTCCACGCGTGGAGAAATGGGCCTACAACTCGACCATGACCACGGGGAACCTGCGCCAGTTCGGCGAGGCGGCTTTCGCGGCCCTCGTCAACCGGCCCGATCCGGAAAACGGCCGAAAGGCGAAACTACTGGCCGCGGTATGCCTCGCCTTTAGCGCGGGAGCCGTGGCGGGTGCAAGCGCGACCTCCGCGCTGCACAACC encodes the following:
- a CDS encoding VWA domain-containing protein, with protein sequence MVFSKLGLTAALAVTLAVPQQAPDTPIIRMNVELVQVDAVVHDGKGQPVTNLTAEDFEVKQDGKVQKITNFSYVAEPGQVLPAPTVKREKGTVAPPSVKSKELSAGEVHRTMALVVDDLGLAFESVLRAKEAMLKFVDEQMQPGDLVAVLRTGQSAGTLQRFTTDKRVLKAAIQQIKFNFQTRVGMDSLARIYDERSGRELGGGSGGRGAAATRQPPPGRNDDHTKDMQEQADNRERDHIASGTLGVLRYLVQGMRQMPGRKSVLIFSENLALRQNDLNNSGVQDRIRSLTDLANRAGVVFYSLDPRGQMPLGLRAEDQTGAAFDVPNPRGRQSPLEARQQAYQDSRVGLSFLAVETGGLYLDGSNDLPGLLRRATDDQAGYYLIGYHPEAGTFRTGNEKVKYHDIKVRVKRPGLQARSRNGFYSMPESAAAAGPKTHGERVVNALVSPFASNEIGVRLTSLFDMDPANGPSVFSMLHIDARNLRFEVEPDGRHKAAIDVVTATFGEDGKLAESRTGSFTLRANEARYQRLMENGVIFTIMQPLKETGPFQLRAVVSDPAGEKLGSATQFIEIPNLKDGHLALSGIMLMAASSEAVQKLTGKESGDEDPAQSSQGTAAIRHFRRGQKVTYGYKVLNAALDSKTGEPQLVTSVRLYRDGQEVFHSDPRPLGVAGAKDKSRLMVGGVLQLGPQFQSGDYALQLVVWDKLAKGDRSVVSQAIDFELE
- a CDS encoding YoaK family protein; protein product: MGQSAAAPGIQPDQPTGSQLGSASGVWSNAAHNSLFVALLLAASGGFLDAFTYFGHGHVFANAMTGNVVLLGINAAAGETRQALSHLWPILAFLLGVAVAKALRVPRVSRFVQDPSLPALSLEILFLCAAGWLPGSFPSQPLVLAISFLAALQSSTFPRVEKWAYNSTMTTGNLRQFGEAAFAALVNRPDPENGRKAKLLAAVCLAFSAGAVAGASATSALHNRALVVCALLLFCAWLPLVIADRRQRGPGAAGN
- a CDS encoding glycosyl hydrolase; protein product: MSGTIKALAPLLLCLVAGSSAQGPATNTADPLERGFQTPPDSAKPRVWWHWMNGNITKPGIQADLEWMKRIGIGGFQNFDAALATPQIVDKRLVYMTPEWKDAFRFTVTQADRLGLEMAIAGSPGWSESGGPWVPPAQAMKKFVWSETILEGGRPFVGKLPAPPSVSGPYQNIPRATGGGMMGSAAPQRPPDFYADSSVVAYRLATSDVSLAELQPAVTSSGGDFTLLGLTDGDLAKGTELPMAPVGEQAWIQFEFAQPQTVRALTLVLLSAARNPFGEMASDTGLNLESSNDGKQFTRAASIPVSRSVANTISFAPVTAKYFRVTFRTPQPSSRGSASMNFGGGRPPAAPTAHRIAELVLHPGARVNRFQEKAAFSTVPTLYQFATPAVAPADAVAKANVVDLTSKMRPDGTLEWTPPAGRWTILRIGYSLLGITNHPASPEATGLEVDKLNRSFVKAYADNYLDQYKDAAGGLMGKRGLQYVVIDSYEAGAQNWTGEILSEFAKRRGYDPHPWLPVLTGRVVESAEASDSFLWDFRKTIGDLMAEYHYDQFGASLKARGMGRYTEAHESGRAFIGDGMDMKRHADVPMSAMWTPRPGQTGESFGYNADIRESASVAHIYGQNIAAAESLTAIGSAWAWSPEKLKPTADKELANGLNRFVIHTSVHQPVDDKIPGLGLGPFGQWFTRHETWAEMAKPWTTYLARSSYMLQQGKFAADVAYFYGEDSNITALFSNKAPDIPAGYNFDYFSVDALLTQLHCTAGHLTTPSGMNYRVLALDPNSTHMSLPVLRKIRDLVHAGASVVGPKPVSTPSLSGNAAEFQNIVDQLWGSGTGERAAGKGKVYAGQSVAAALEALKVTPDFESAKPQSDTNLLFVHRKLADGEVYWVNNRNNRVETLDATFRVEGKAAEIWHPVTGAITPASYSIAAGHTTVPLRLEPNDAVFVVFRKAASTPARTIPKLVETNLTAIDGPWSIAFQPGRGAPEKATLDRLASWTENSDPGVKYFSGTGTYTQSIQAQAAWFQKGARLWLDLGNVQNLAEVLVNGKSLGIVWKTPFRVDVTTALKPGANTLEVRVANLWVNRLIGDQQAGAKKITYTTQVFYPADSPLLPSGLLGPVTIVRQSPE
- a CDS encoding GNAT family N-acetyltransferase, which produces MEYRTDRRLTPDEYIELLNASTLGERRPVAHRETIQQMLDHANLLVTAWEGDTLAGAARCFTDFAYVTYCSDLCVRESIQRQGIGKELLLKVHEAAPCRIVLLAAPKAVDYYPHIGFTQHNSAWLLDPGGLR